A stretch of Sphingomicrobium flavum DNA encodes these proteins:
- the tpiA gene encoding triose-phosphate isomerase, with protein MTRRKLVAGNWKMNGTAADLGEATQISMAAETADGVDVALCVPATLIVRACTATPGFAIGGQDVHAAANGAHTGDISAAMLEDAGASVVIVGHSERREAHGETSEAVAAKAEAALNSTLDVIVCCGESLDVREAGHAVTNVTDQIAASLPANADAQRLSVAYEPIWAIGTGKVAGPEEIGEMHAAIRSKLAEKLGEDAANAVRILYGGSVNGDNAAEIFAIDHVDGALVGGASLTAAKFVPIIHAATGRSV; from the coding sequence ATGACGCGGCGCAAGCTGGTAGCCGGCAATTGGAAAATGAACGGCACCGCCGCCGATCTGGGCGAGGCGACGCAGATCTCCATGGCCGCCGAAACTGCAGACGGCGTCGATGTCGCGCTGTGCGTTCCGGCAACGCTGATCGTTCGCGCCTGCACCGCAACGCCCGGCTTCGCGATTGGTGGCCAGGATGTGCATGCCGCTGCCAACGGCGCTCATACCGGGGATATTTCCGCTGCCATGCTCGAGGATGCCGGCGCTTCGGTCGTCATCGTCGGCCATAGCGAACGGCGCGAGGCGCATGGCGAGACCAGCGAAGCTGTCGCCGCCAAGGCCGAGGCCGCGCTCAATTCCACGCTCGATGTCATCGTCTGCTGCGGCGAAAGTCTCGACGTCCGCGAAGCCGGCCATGCCGTCACCAATGTCACTGACCAGATCGCAGCGTCGCTGCCCGCCAATGCCGATGCCCAGCGCCTGTCGGTAGCCTATGAACCCATTTGGGCCATCGGCACCGGCAAGGTGGCAGGCCCCGAAGAGATTGGCGAGATGCATGCCGCCATCCGTTCCAAGCTGGCCGAAAAGCTGGGCGAGGACGCCGCCAATGCCGTCCGCATCCTCTATGGCGGCTCGGTCAATGGCGACAATGCCGCGGAGATTTTTGCCATCGATCATGTCGATGGCGCGCTGGTGGGCGGGGCGAGCCTGACGGCCGCGAAATTCGTGCCCATCATTCATGCGGCCACGGGCCGTTCAGTTTGA
- a CDS encoding peptidylprolyl isomerase has product MLSTVRNLSKSTVGTIGLVLFLVLILAAFALSDLSNIRQNGFGLGGSTLAKAGSREVTDRDLQTEIDQTLAGIRQQNPTATLQDLEGQFDNILAQMINARALSEFADDGSFGLSKALVDAEIAKVPAARGLDGRVTTESYNAFLQAQRMTDKQFRAQIETLLYARLLIDPATGEVRVPTGFSTPYADSLMEERSARFGAVPASAYASKVDRSAAALNRYYEANKARYTIPERRVLQIATIPEGRFDNVVASSEEIDEVMAQGGGDLGSREERVLSMAVLPDEAAANRVASAARSGSFVDAVAPAGFSEQDVSIGPQNRGDFASLTSSDVANAVFAKSVETGTVVGPVRSPLGWHVVKIEAINNVDVRSEAEIRGEVAEALTAEKRLVELQELASKVQDELSAGASFTQIAADNNLAVTETPPITAAGRSRGDENYILPENLQSLLGSAFALQSGDRPQLEPVDEGRSFAVLALGNVIAAAPPPLADIREQVEAQMVAAESSKLAAAAAQKVLAKMKSGANLAGAVAAVASEDRVSLPGVESQSLRRLQLSQMGQNVPPFVEMMFRIKKGEARLADSGDGSATYIVLVDRITPGRAAGQIGLVDSVGAEFKGPLSAELTQQFLTAIVKDVGVTRNDDAVATARQQIFQNR; this is encoded by the coding sequence ATGCTCTCCACTGTCCGCAACCTGTCGAAATCGACAGTCGGCACCATCGGCCTCGTTCTCTTTCTCGTCCTGATCCTGGCCGCCTTTGCCCTGTCGGACCTGAGCAATATTCGCCAGAACGGCTTTGGCCTGGGCGGATCGACGCTGGCCAAGGCGGGCAGCCGCGAGGTCACCGACCGCGACCTGCAAACCGAGATCGACCAGACGCTGGCCGGCATCCGGCAGCAGAACCCGACGGCGACCCTGCAGGATCTGGAAGGCCAGTTCGACAATATCCTGGCGCAGATGATCAATGCGCGGGCGCTGTCCGAATTTGCCGATGATGGAAGCTTTGGCCTGTCCAAGGCGCTGGTCGATGCCGAAATCGCCAAGGTGCCGGCCGCGCGCGGACTGGACGGGCGCGTGACGACCGAAAGCTATAACGCCTTCCTGCAGGCGCAGCGAATGACCGACAAGCAGTTCCGCGCGCAGATCGAGACGTTGCTCTACGCCCGCCTGCTCATCGATCCGGCGACCGGCGAAGTGCGCGTGCCGACGGGCTTTTCCACGCCCTATGCCGATAGCCTGATGGAAGAGCGTTCGGCTCGTTTCGGCGCGGTTCCTGCGTCGGCCTATGCCAGCAAGGTCGATCGCAGCGCTGCCGCGCTCAATCGCTACTATGAGGCGAACAAGGCGCGCTACACGATTCCCGAACGGCGCGTGCTGCAGATCGCGACCATCCCTGAAGGCCGCTTCGACAATGTCGTCGCCTCGTCCGAAGAGATTGACGAAGTGATGGCGCAGGGCGGCGGCGACCTGGGATCGCGCGAAGAGCGTGTCCTGTCGATGGCGGTGCTGCCCGACGAGGCTGCCGCCAACCGCGTGGCCAGCGCGGCGCGCAGCGGCAGTTTTGTCGATGCTGTCGCCCCTGCAGGCTTTTCGGAACAGGACGTGTCGATCGGCCCGCAAAATCGCGGCGACTTTGCCTCGCTGACCAGCAGCGACGTTGCCAATGCGGTGTTCGCCAAGTCGGTCGAAACCGGCACAGTGGTCGGCCCCGTGCGCTCGCCGCTTGGCTGGCATGTCGTGAAGATCGAGGCGATCAACAATGTGGACGTTCGATCCGAAGCCGAAATTCGCGGCGAAGTGGCCGAAGCGCTGACGGCCGAAAAGCGGCTGGTCGAGCTGCAGGAGCTGGCCAGCAAGGTCCAGGACGAATTGAGCGCGGGCGCCAGCTTCACGCAGATTGCCGCCGACAATAATCTGGCGGTCACCGAGACCCCGCCGATCACCGCAGCAGGTCGTTCGCGCGGCGATGAGAATTACATTTTGCCTGAAAATCTGCAGTCCTTGCTGGGCAGCGCCTTTGCGTTGCAATCGGGCGATCGACCGCAGCTCGAGCCGGTCGATGAGGGTCGCAGCTTTGCCGTGCTGGCGCTGGGCAATGTCATCGCCGCCGCCCCGCCCCCGCTGGCCGACATTCGCGAGCAGGTGGAAGCCCAGATGGTGGCCGCGGAATCGAGCAAGCTGGCCGCTGCCGCTGCGCAAAAGGTGCTGGCCAAGATGAAAAGCGGCGCGAACCTTGCCGGTGCGGTCGCTGCAGTGGCGAGCGAGGACCGCGTGAGCCTGCCCGGCGTCGAAAGCCAATCGCTGCGCCGCCTGCAGCTCAGCCAGATGGGGCAGAATGTGCCGCCCTTCGTGGAAATGATGTTCCGCATCAAGAAGGGCGAAGCCCGCCTGGCCGATAGCGGAGATGGAAGCGCGACCTATATCGTGCTGGTCGATCGTATCACGCCGGGTCGCGCGGCAGGACAGATCGGGCTGGTCGATTCGGTCGGGGCCGAGTTCAAGGGTCCGCTTTCGGCCGAGCTGACACAGCAATTCCTGACCGCGATCGTCAAGGATGTGGGCGTCACGCGCAACGACGATGCAGTCGCCACGGCGCGCCAGCAGATCTTCCAGAACCGTTGA
- the secG gene encoding preprotein translocase subunit SecG — protein MFTFLLILQALVATALVTVILMQRSEGGGLGVGGNSSGFMSARGAADFLTRSTSVLATVFVVLAIVLAAVAGTTDRDSGLDTSLANEFAPVAPLPQDGALNPAVPGEPTAPAAPIDEDAAPITE, from the coding sequence ATGTTCACCTTCCTTCTGATCCTGCAGGCGCTGGTCGCGACCGCGCTTGTTACCGTCATCCTGATGCAGCGCAGCGAAGGTGGTGGCCTTGGTGTGGGTGGCAACAGCTCGGGCTTCATGTCGGCCCGCGGCGCAGCCGATTTCCTGACGCGTTCGACCTCGGTGCTGGCGACCGTCTTCGTCGTGCTGGCGATCGTCCTGGCGGCGGTGGCCGGGACCACCGATCGCGATTCCGGTCTCGATACCTCGCTCGCCAATGAATTTGCGCCCGTCGCGCCGCTCCCGCAGGACGGCGCGCTCAACCCCGCCGTTCCCGGCGAGCCCACCGCTCCCGCCGCACCGATTGACGAGGACGCAGCCCCGATCACCGAATAA